Proteins encoded within one genomic window of Pygocentrus nattereri isolate fPygNat1 chromosome 9, fPygNat1.pri, whole genome shotgun sequence:
- the LOC108425553 gene encoding ankyrin repeat domain-containing protein SOWAHC isoform X2, translated as MGDVSETSLLDYIYSSGGKVKNSDLLKTYKQFISHSDLQLRAKYREEFKLIIDRIAVCKTENGEKYLTLKRKYKHLMQERECEAGAQVNTGGKSNSNSHSEHQSSALARQPSPSLIEMGERRKPAQISWCGPTITVTEAQEQEHIEDVTDSCPSLTAPVENPESPTEEPPEPADGEDELDKDSGSKSESEQEEECTGSVGSTPVALDPIEKEWIYSAACGRLTHLTQLLKQDASLANKKDFTSGFTALHWAAKHGKEDMAVAMADAGADVNTKAHGGYTPLHIAALHGHRHIIDLLITTYGAKENLRDYSGHLASHYLNMQRIAEESSELTPEYHSPAQVNERRNRKLTSLFQSRKKWGSAEDLAPVPEERTAPHQLMIPAFRPRKFSR; from the exons ATGGGGGATGTGAGTGAGACGTCTTTGCTGGACTACATCTATTCCTCTGGAGGAAAAGTCAAAAACTCAGACTTGTTGAAAACGTATAAGCAGTTTATAAGCCATAGCGATTTGCAACTGCGTG CAAAATACAGGGAGGAGTTCAAGCTCATCATCGACAGGATAGCTGTGTGTAAAACTGAGAAT GGGGAGAAGTATCTTACTCTGAAGAGGAAGTACAAGCATTTGATGCAGGAGCGTGAATGCGAAGCTGGAGCTCAAGTAAACACAGGAGGGAAGTCTAACAGCAACTCACACTCAGAGCACCAGAGCTCTGCTTTAGCGCGGCAGCCGAGTCCAAGTCTGATAGAGATGGGGGAGAGGAGGAAGCCAGCACAGATCTCATGGTGTGGGCCCACCATTACAGTCACTGAAGCCCAAGAACAAGAGCATATAGAAGAT GTGACAGACAGCTGCCCCTCACTTACGGCCCCTGTAGAGAACCCTGAGTCCCCAACAGAGGAGCCTCCTGAGCCTGCAGATGGAGAAGATGAGCTGGACAAGGATTCAGGTTCAAAG TCAGAATCGGAGCAGGAAGAAGAGTGTACCGGTAGTGTAGGCTCTACTCCTGTGGCT CTGGATCCTATAGAGAAGGAATGGATCTATTCTGCAGCATGCGGCAGACTGACCCACCTCACCCAGCTGCTCAAGCAGGACGCCTCACTGGCCAACAAAAAA GATTTTACCTCA GGGTTT ACAGCTCTACATTGGGCTGCTAAGCATGGCAAAGAGGACATGGCCGTTGCCATGGCTGACGCCGGAGCTGATGTCAATACCAAAGCA cat GGA GGATACACACCTTTACACATTGCTGCGCTGCATGGCCACCGCCACATAATTGATTTACTAATTACAACATATG GAGCGAAGGAAAACCTGCGAGACTACAGTGGCCACTTAGCATCCCATTACCTGAACATGCAGAGGATAGCAGAGGAGAGCAGTGAGCTAA CTCCAGAGTATCACAGCCCAGCCCAGGTGAACGAGCGGCGCAACAGAAAGCTAACTTCGCTCTTTCAGTCTCGTAAAAAATGGGGTTCTGCAGAAGATCTGGCACCCGTCCCGGAGGAGAGGACAGCGCCCCATCAACTCATGATCCCTGCCTTCAGACCCAGGAAGTTCTCCCGCTAA
- the LOC108425553 gene encoding ankyrin repeat domain-containing protein SOWAHC isoform X1 produces MGDVSETSLLDYIYSSGGKVKNSDLLKTYKQFISHSDLQLRAKYREEFKLIIDRIAVCKTENGEKYLTLKRKYKHLMQERECEAGAQVNTGGKSNSNSHSEHQSSALARQPSPSLIEMGERRKPAQISWCGPTITVTEAQEQEHIEDQVTDSCPSLTAPVENPESPTEEPPEPADGEDELDKDSGSKSESEQEEECTGSVGSTPVALDPIEKEWIYSAACGRLTHLTQLLKQDASLANKKDFTSGFTALHWAAKHGKEDMAVAMADAGADVNTKAHGGYTPLHIAALHGHRHIIDLLITTYGAKENLRDYSGHLASHYLNMQRIAEESSELTPEYHSPAQVNERRNRKLTSLFQSRKKWGSAEDLAPVPEERTAPHQLMIPAFRPRKFSR; encoded by the exons ATGGGGGATGTGAGTGAGACGTCTTTGCTGGACTACATCTATTCCTCTGGAGGAAAAGTCAAAAACTCAGACTTGTTGAAAACGTATAAGCAGTTTATAAGCCATAGCGATTTGCAACTGCGTG CAAAATACAGGGAGGAGTTCAAGCTCATCATCGACAGGATAGCTGTGTGTAAAACTGAGAAT GGGGAGAAGTATCTTACTCTGAAGAGGAAGTACAAGCATTTGATGCAGGAGCGTGAATGCGAAGCTGGAGCTCAAGTAAACACAGGAGGGAAGTCTAACAGCAACTCACACTCAGAGCACCAGAGCTCTGCTTTAGCGCGGCAGCCGAGTCCAAGTCTGATAGAGATGGGGGAGAGGAGGAAGCCAGCACAGATCTCATGGTGTGGGCCCACCATTACAGTCACTGAAGCCCAAGAACAAGAGCATATAGAAGAT CAGGTGACAGACAGCTGCCCCTCACTTACGGCCCCTGTAGAGAACCCTGAGTCCCCAACAGAGGAGCCTCCTGAGCCTGCAGATGGAGAAGATGAGCTGGACAAGGATTCAGGTTCAAAG TCAGAATCGGAGCAGGAAGAAGAGTGTACCGGTAGTGTAGGCTCTACTCCTGTGGCT CTGGATCCTATAGAGAAGGAATGGATCTATTCTGCAGCATGCGGCAGACTGACCCACCTCACCCAGCTGCTCAAGCAGGACGCCTCACTGGCCAACAAAAAA GATTTTACCTCA GGGTTT ACAGCTCTACATTGGGCTGCTAAGCATGGCAAAGAGGACATGGCCGTTGCCATGGCTGACGCCGGAGCTGATGTCAATACCAAAGCA cat GGA GGATACACACCTTTACACATTGCTGCGCTGCATGGCCACCGCCACATAATTGATTTACTAATTACAACATATG GAGCGAAGGAAAACCTGCGAGACTACAGTGGCCACTTAGCATCCCATTACCTGAACATGCAGAGGATAGCAGAGGAGAGCAGTGAGCTAA CTCCAGAGTATCACAGCCCAGCCCAGGTGAACGAGCGGCGCAACAGAAAGCTAACTTCGCTCTTTCAGTCTCGTAAAAAATGGGGTTCTGCAGAAGATCTGGCACCCGTCCCGGAGGAGAGGACAGCGCCCCATCAACTCATGATCCCTGCCTTCAGACCCAGGAAGTTCTCCCGCTAA
- the LOC108425553 gene encoding ankyrin repeat domain-containing protein SOWAHC isoform X3, with protein MQERECEAGAQVNTGGKSNSNSHSEHQSSALARQPSPSLIEMGERRKPAQISWCGPTITVTEAQEQEHIEDQVTDSCPSLTAPVENPESPTEEPPEPADGEDELDKDSGSKSESEQEEECTGSVGSTPVALDPIEKEWIYSAACGRLTHLTQLLKQDASLANKKDFTSGFTALHWAAKHGKEDMAVAMADAGADVNTKAHGGYTPLHIAALHGHRHIIDLLITTYGAKENLRDYSGHLASHYLNMQRIAEESSELTPEYHSPAQVNERRNRKLTSLFQSRKKWGSAEDLAPVPEERTAPHQLMIPAFRPRKFSR; from the exons ATGCAGGAGCGTGAATGCGAAGCTGGAGCTCAAGTAAACACAGGAGGGAAGTCTAACAGCAACTCACACTCAGAGCACCAGAGCTCTGCTTTAGCGCGGCAGCCGAGTCCAAGTCTGATAGAGATGGGGGAGAGGAGGAAGCCAGCACAGATCTCATGGTGTGGGCCCACCATTACAGTCACTGAAGCCCAAGAACAAGAGCATATAGAAGAT CAGGTGACAGACAGCTGCCCCTCACTTACGGCCCCTGTAGAGAACCCTGAGTCCCCAACAGAGGAGCCTCCTGAGCCTGCAGATGGAGAAGATGAGCTGGACAAGGATTCAGGTTCAAAG TCAGAATCGGAGCAGGAAGAAGAGTGTACCGGTAGTGTAGGCTCTACTCCTGTGGCT CTGGATCCTATAGAGAAGGAATGGATCTATTCTGCAGCATGCGGCAGACTGACCCACCTCACCCAGCTGCTCAAGCAGGACGCCTCACTGGCCAACAAAAAA GATTTTACCTCA GGGTTT ACAGCTCTACATTGGGCTGCTAAGCATGGCAAAGAGGACATGGCCGTTGCCATGGCTGACGCCGGAGCTGATGTCAATACCAAAGCA cat GGA GGATACACACCTTTACACATTGCTGCGCTGCATGGCCACCGCCACATAATTGATTTACTAATTACAACATATG GAGCGAAGGAAAACCTGCGAGACTACAGTGGCCACTTAGCATCCCATTACCTGAACATGCAGAGGATAGCAGAGGAGAGCAGTGAGCTAA CTCCAGAGTATCACAGCCCAGCCCAGGTGAACGAGCGGCGCAACAGAAAGCTAACTTCGCTCTTTCAGTCTCGTAAAAAATGGGGTTCTGCAGAAGATCTGGCACCCGTCCCGGAGGAGAGGACAGCGCCCCATCAACTCATGATCCCTGCCTTCAGACCCAGGAAGTTCTCCCGCTAA